Part of the Thermoplasmata archaeon genome is shown below.
CTGTTCAAGACGGATGCGGAGGGCCGCCTCATCCTGTCCTTCAAGACGATGAAGGCCGTCAAGGACGTCATCGTGACGCAGCTTGCGGAGTAGGCCACGGGCCCCGCGTCACAGGACCGGGACGGGCACGGGGAAGACCGTCGGGAACGCGAAGTGGAGGAAGCTGACGACTCCGGACAGCACGAACTGGACCGCGACCGCGGCGATCAGGATCCCCATGATCCGGGAGAACGCGTAGACGCCCATGCGGCCGAGGCGATGGAAGATGCGGTCCGCGCGGTCCAGGAGGACCCACCCGATCGCGAGCGTGACCAGGATGGACCCAATGATCATGGCGACCTCCCCGAGATTGAGGGGATTCGCTGCGCTGCCCATGAGGACGATCACCGTCGTGATGGCACCCGGGCCGGCGAGCATCGGGATCCCCAAGGGCACCACGCCGACCATCTCCCGTTGGAGGGCCTCCTCACGATCCTGTTGCGTGAGCTGGGTCCTCGGCCGTTCCCCCTGCATCATGGACAGGCCGACGCGGAACAGGAGGATGCCGCCGGCAACTTCGAACGCGGGAAGGGAGGTCCCGAAGAAGTAGAAGATGTAGTTCCCCAGGAACGCGAACGCGACGAGGGTCACGGTCGCAGCCACGATGGCCTTCTGGATCACGCGCTTCTTGAGGTCCAGTGGGTAGTCCTGGGCGAGGACCACGAAGAACGTCGTGGCGCCCATGGGGTTCACGATGGCGAAGATTGCCGAGAAGGTCGCAACCGCGAACGCAAGATCGGCGGCCATAGGCCCTCGTTCCGACGTACGGACGGGGTATTAGAACGTGTCGAGGACCTTGCGGGCGAACGTCAGATAGCCCGTGTGCCCCAGAGCGGCGAAGGAGGGCCGCACGCCCACGTCCCGCACCTCCATCTCCCGTTCGATCAGCTCGACCGTGCGGACGTCGAGGAACGCGTGCCTGCGGAGTTCCGCAACGGTCTCCTTGACCTGCTCCATGTTCGGCGAGAAGGACGCGAGGTGCCCGCAGGCGCGCAGCGTGGCCCATGCGCCGGGAATCGCGGACCACGGATCCGGAATGTCCAAGACGAGCGCGTCCACCTCGGTCTCGTCGATGGGCGCGCGAACGTCGCCCACCTTGAAGTCCACCCACGCGCCTAAGCCGGCGCGATGGACGTTCTCCCGGGCAATCTCTTGCTGATCCTCACGCAGGTCGTACGAGTAGACCTTCCCGGACGGACGTACCGCCCGGGCCAGGGCCATCGTGAGCGCGCCGCTTCCCGTCCCCGCCTCGACGACCCGCGATCCCGCGGAGAGATCGAGCTCGAATCGGATGGACGCGATATCCTTGGGCGTGAGGGACTGTGCGCCTCGAGCCAGGGTCTCCCGCA
Proteins encoded:
- a CDS encoding tRNA (adenine-N1)-methyltransferase is translated as MDSYLILIDSRGRKHPVSLDGRMATVPGFGTFDVARLRDSVGHALRVGGRTVIVLEPSLRDLRETLARGAQSLTPKDIASIRFELDLSAGSRVVEAGTGSGALTMALARAVRPSGKVYSYDLREDQQEIARENVHRAGLGAWVDFKVGDVRAPIDETEVDALVLDIPDPWSAIPGAWATLRACGHLASFSPNMEQVKETVAELRRHAFLDVRTVELIEREMEVRDVGVRPSFAALGHTGYLTFARKVLDTF
- a CDS encoding NAAT family transporter yields the protein MAADLAFAVATFSAIFAIVNPMGATTFFVVLAQDYPLDLKKRVIQKAIVAATVTLVAFAFLGNYIFYFFGTSLPAFEVAGGILLFRVGLSMMQGERPRTQLTQQDREEALQREMVGVVPLGIPMLAGPGAITTVIVLMGSAANPLNLGEVAMIIGSILVTLAIGWVLLDRADRIFHRLGRMGVYAFSRIMGILIAAVAVQFVLSGVVSFLHFAFPTVFPVPVPVL